A DNA window from Drosophila pseudoobscura strain MV-25-SWS-2005 chromosome 2, UCI_Dpse_MV25, whole genome shotgun sequence contains the following coding sequences:
- the InR gene encoding insulin-like receptor — protein MLNIQEETSAATLTSVSGREENWTMKRERMKKNCLENNALCNNYAITTTNEVLAKTATTKTTTTTTTENIGAATATTLTLSPPHKICVLCRQQMTEETCGCCLTTAGEAASESATLSKAAAESSEESSSSPASSEFEFKLVKLRFWCEDPIYSCACGCRTYFEHKRKLECIRNNDDDDDEYDDDYRNNTKNNRRLLQEHFNIYSNCHNILRTLQSLLLLMQNSAIFTKRRRRQQQQQREQEPQNQLKQKFVNYTKFLLLLETISAATTTRLSLSRKKYNKYNSIHNQQQQQQQLGSKRATSQVQRQHRQRFHHKHQHQHHHHRRHNHHFWRPRLVWIFATGLLAMHATTAMQLQPDELYQEQPQEHLQQQRQQPQSDISERIELRLRRASSSSSSGIGSSSGSGSNSGKPNDQIRLSHNERTCKSMDIRNTAREFSQLSNCTIIEGFLLITLINDADHLNESYPQLTEVTEYVLVYRVNNLVSLSKVFPNLSVIRGNILFDGYALVVYSNRDLQDLGLSKLRAIANGGVRIEKNPSLCFVHTVNWLHIMAENATKSEVVLQTNRNEATCPKCPGEIKGGDVQEMNGANGGEPSVSCKEYPDHKRYCWDTKSCQTICPKECRNNCIDEHTCCNKACLGGCIRDNNGHNDCISCRYLSIHNTTCVDTCPEGFYRYDRRCITAEMCEQIGTKYETKEMPLAHYNGQCTTRCPKGYQMENSTCVKCQGQCEKTCEGELIDSLVRARDFHGCTKIGPNNGLTISIKREGRSHIMEALEFGLASVHTIETYLKVHLTYGLTSLRFFKALREIRGAPMLENLYALYVLENNDLEEIWAPNQTVYIRNGGVFFHFNRKLCVSTINELRPMMASKPESFNKSEVATDSNGNRGSCGTAKILVTVEGTRPRTAFVKVDPKSVILGDPVGSNKTISNTSIFFKDPRAFIGFQFYHMIDPYGNATKSSYQPCDDRWTVSDPIKVFGHIFSDLIPYTQYAFYVRTMAISSESTNGQSDVMYFRTMPAQPSMVPAITATSVSSSEIQVNWNPPRYPYSKLTRYFVKAELTIRTAKDTPQRNYCVDPIAKAVDNEVIVAPTPAEKSPPDPLTREGDCKCEEGSRKTTDRDQDDRRIHAQMEFENALQNFIYVPSPKKAQGKVGAGAGAGAAAGAVVGLLPSALGGGNSIDDGSGPGNAIRRRRDIDFESAFDLLGGSFLSRHVRALKDEPLNISTPTIVDPEAWVNETRMSASGDYYEVLGAQVWANTTTFSFKRLRHFTLYTIFVVACREKAGPNDKESICSSMNPIYKLTNRKDDADMARDLTVTRENANNTQSSVRLRWLPPSDPNGDIVAYELAYRLQKPDQVEEKKCILVADFLNLTDGYPLHLNEGNYSFRVRANSLAGQGIYSDFVYMNVQPRLSLEKYFIWFSGIVCVLVIVCLMVYVRHLRKKGRPNDLHMNTDVNPFYASMQYIPDDWEVLRENIIQLDALGQGSFGMVYQGILKSLQGGGDKECAIKTVNENATDRERTNFLSEASVMKEFDTFHVVRLLGVCSRGQPALVVMELMKKGDLKSYLRAHRPEERDEAMQAYLNRIGVTGNVHPPTYARIYQMAIEIADGMAYLAAKKFVHRDLAARNCMVAEDLTVKIGDFGMTRDVYETDYYRKGTKGLLPVRWMPPESLRDGVYSSSSDVFSFGVVLWEMATLAAQPYQGLSNEQVLRYVIDGGIMERPENCPDVLHKLMHRCWHHRPSARPSFLDIIAYLEQHCQDSEFKTVSFYHSDAGLVHREKERKERSQNDAFAAVPLDQDQEDATTPLRVGDYQGYKSNMDHNSSLDQPAESPIALVDDHATHSPFSLQSGFIVSSTPDAQSTMPTAGASHGDDAAAYVQPDAEALAADRGYEIYDPSPNFAELPTSRSGSTGGGGGGGKLSGEQHLLPRKSRQPVIMSSSMPDDVIGIGGGGSSLQPSTASAASSNASSHTGTSGGGGGRYPSLKRVVADTLRNRANIFNRHLFNHKRSGSNASYKSSASNAPSTSSNSNLTSHPVAMGNLGTIESGGSGSAGSYTGTPRFYTPTATPSGGASTIISDNPNYRQLDESITSGGTTRSPGNSWSQRTDSEQATILTTSSPNPNYEMMHPTTGAGQGQGQGQSQRNSNANAGANENPNYVLMSEPELVISSNPSYAFMHAPQSRLSSSDDDNDLEEDDDDDDDEDLDDEHVEHIKMERMPLSRPRQRAVSKPQPQRSRSVSQTRKSPTAAANSGAAAAAAAAAAAASNVSNLLKENWLREGSSSTRPPPPNGFIGREA, from the exons ATGTTAAATATCCAAGAGGAGACGTCAGCAGCGACGCTGACGTCAGTGTCTGGTAGGGAGGAAAATTGGACGATGAAAAGGGaaagaatgaagaaaaattgtttggaaaatAATGCATTATgcaataattatgcaataacGACAACAAATGAGGTATTAGctaaaacagcaacaacaaaaacaacaacaacaacaacaacagaaaacatcggagcagcaacagcaaccacatTAACATTATCGCCGCCCCACAAAATTTGTGTCTTGTGTCGGCAACAAATGACTGAGGAGAcgtgtggctgctgcttgaCGACTGCAGGAGAAGCAGCATCAGAGTCTGCGACATTGTCAAAAGCGGCAGCGGAGTCATCCGAGGAATCAAGCAGTTCCCCTGCAAGCagtgaatttgaatttaaattagTAAAACTAAGGTTTTGGTGCGAAGATCCAATATATTCCTGCGCCTGTGGTTGCAGAACGTATTTCGAGCATAAACGTAAACTTGAATGCATCCGAAataatgacgatgatgatgatgaatatgatgatgattataGAAACAACACAAAGAACAATCGACGGCTACTGCAGGAAcactttaatatttatagcAATTGCCACAATATACTGAGAACGCTGCaatcgttgctgctgctcatgcAGAATAGTGCCATATTCACAAAGCGACGtcgaaggcagcagcagcagcagcgggagcaggagccaCAAAAccaactaaaacaaaaatttgtaaattatacaaaattccTATTGCTGTTAGAGACAATATcagcagcaaccacaacaAGACTGAGTTTAAGCcgtaaaaaatacaacaaatataaTTCTATACataatcaacaacaacaacaacaacaactaggGAGTAAACGTGCCACATCACAAGTTCAACGACAGCATCGTCAACGATTTCATCACAAGCAccaacatcaacatcatcatcatcgtcgtcataATCATCATTTTTGGAGACCAAGGCTGGTCTGGATATTCGCCACTGGTCTGCTGGCCATGCATGCCACCACAGCCATGCAACTGCAACCAGATGAGCTCTACCAGGAACAACCCCAAGAACATTTGCAACAGCAGCGTCAGCAACCACAGAGCGATATATCCGAAAGAATTGAATTGCGATTACGTCgagcgagcagcagcagcagcagcggcatcggcagcagcagcggcagcggcagcaacagtggCAAGCCCAATGATCAAATACGATTGTCACACAACGAAAGAA CCTGCAAATCAATGGACATACGAAATACCGCGAGGGAGTTCAGTCAGCTCTCGAACTGCACCATCATTGAGGGCTTCCTGCTGATCACCCTGATCAACGATGCCGACCATCTGAACGAGTCGTATCCGCAGCTGACGGAGGTCACCGAATACGTGCTCGTGTATCGGGTGAACAATCTGGTGTCGCTGTCGAAGGTGTTCCCCAATCTGAGCGTGATACGCGGCAACATACTGTTCGATGGGTACGCCCTGGTGGTCTACTCAAATCGTGATCTGCAGGACCTGGGGCTGTCCAAGCTGCGGGCCATCGCCAATGGGGGGGTGCGGATCGAGAAGAATCCGTCACTGTGCTTTGTGCACACTGTCAATTGGCTGCACATCATGGCCGAGAATGCCACCAAGTCGGAGGTGGTGCTGCAAACCAACCGCAATGAGGCCACCTGCCCCAAGTGCCCGGGCGAGATCAAGGGCGGAGACGTCCAGGAGATGAATGGAGCCAACGGCGGCGAACCAAGCGTCAGCTGCAAGGAGTATCCGGATCACAAGCGCTACTGCTGGGACACCAAGTCCTGCCAGACGA TATGCCCCAAGGAGTGCCGCAATAACTGCATCGACGAGCACACCTGCTGCAACAAGGCCTGTCTGGGTGGCTGCATCAGGGACAACAATGGCCACAATGACTGCATCAGCTGTCGCTATCTGTCGATCCACAACACCACGTGTGTGGACACCTGTCCGGAGGGGTTCTATCGG TACGACAGACGCTGCATCACGGCCGAAATGTGCGAACAGATTGGCACGAAGTACGAGACCAAGGAGATGCCTTTGGCCCATTACAATGGACAGTGCACCACACGTTGCCCCAAGGGCTATCAAATGGAGAACAGCACCTGCGTCAAGTGTCAGGGCCAGTGCGAGAAGACCTGCGAGGGCGAGCTGATTGATAGTCTGGTGCGGGCGAGGGATTTTCATGGCTGCACCAAAATCGGACCCAACAACGGCCTCACAATCAGCATCAAACGGGAGGGAAGAT CACACATTATGGAGGCTCTGGAGTTTGGACTGGCATCGGTGCATACGATAGAGACCTATCTGAAGGTGCATCTCACCTATGGCCTCACTTCATTGCGATTCTTCAAGGCCCTGCGGGAGATACGCGGCGCCCCaatgctggagaatttgtACGCCCTGTATGTGCTGGAGAATAACGATCTGGAGGAGATCTGGGCGCCCAATCAGACGGTGTATATACGGAATGGTGGGGTGTTCTTTCACTTCAATCGAAAGCTGTGCGTGTCGACGATCAACGAACTGAGGCCCATGATGGCCTCCAAGCCGGAGTCGTTCAACAAGAGCGAAGTGGCCACCGATTCGAACGGCAATCGAGGATCAT GTGGCACCGCAAAGATACTGGTTACGGTAGAGGGCACCCGGCCCCGAACGGCCTTTGTGAAGGTCGATCCGAAATCCGTAATCCTAGGCGATCCAGTGGGCTCGAACAAGACGATAAGCAACACATCGATATTTTTCAAGGATCCGCGAGCCTTTATTGGCTTTCAGTTCTATCACATGATCGATCCCTATGGCAATGCCACAAAGAGCAGCTACCAGCCATGCGATGACAG ATGGACCGTCAGCGATCCCATCAAGGTGTTTGGCCACATCTTCTCTGATCTGATACCCTACACGCAGTATGCTTTCTATGTTCGAACCATGGCCATCTCCTCGGAGTCGACCAACGGCCAGAGCGATGTCATGTATTTTCGTACAATGCCTGCCCAGCCTTCGATGGTGCCGGCCATCACGGCCACCTCGGTTTCCAGTTCGGAAATT CAAGTCAACTGGAATCCCCCACGGTATCCGTACAGCAAGCTAACGCGTTATTTTGTGAAAGCAGAGCTCACCATACGGACGGCCAAGGATACCCCACAACGGAACTACTGCGTGGATC CCATTGCCAAGGCCGTTGACAATGAGGTGATTGTGGCCCCAACGCCGGCAGAGAAATCCCCGCCGGACCCATTAACACGCGAGGGGGATTGCAAATGCGAGGAGGGTAGCAGAAAGACCACCGACCGTGACCAGGACGATCGCAGGATACACGCACAGATGGAGTTTGAGAACGCATTGCAGAACTTTATCTACGTGCCATCGCCCAAGAAGGCCCAGGGAAAGGTCGGTGCAGGTGCAGGAGCAGGtgcagctgcaggagcagtCGTGGGCTTGCTGCCCTCCGCTCTGGGTGGCGGCAACAGCATTGACGATGGAAGTGGTCCCGGTAATGCCATCCGACGGCGACGGGACATTGACTTTGAGTCTGCGTTCGATTTGCTGGGCGGGAGCTTCCTGTCGCGCCATGTTCGTGCCCTCAAGGACGAGCCCCTGAACATATCCACACCGACTATTGTGGATCCCGAGGCCTGGGTCAACGAGACGAGGATGTCGGCCAGCGGTGACTATTACGAGGTACTCGGCGCCCAGGTGTGGGCCAACACGACTACCTTTTCGTTCAAGAGGCTGAGGCATTTCACCCTCTACACGATCTTTGTGGTGGCCTGTCGCGAGAAAGCGGGTCCCAACGACAAGGAGTCCATTTGCAGTTCTATGAATCCCATTTACAAGCTGACCAACAGGAAGG ACGATGCCGACATGGCCCGCGATCTGACTGTGACCCGGGAGAACGCGAATAACACGCAATCCTCTGTGCGGCTGCGTTGGCTGCCGCCCAGCGATCCCAATGGCGATATTGTGGCCTATGAACTGGCCTACCGCCTGCAGAAGCCCGACCAGGTGGAGGAGAAGAAGTGCATCCTAGTGGCGGACTTCCTCAATCTCACCGATGGCTATCCCCTGCACTTGAACGAGGGCAACTATAGCTTTCGGGTGCGTGCCAACTCcttggcagggcagggcataTACTCGGACTTTGTCTACATGAATGTTCAG CCCCGACTGAGCTTGGAGAAGTACTTTATCTGGTTCTCGGGCATCGTCTGTGTCCTGGTGATTGTCTGCCTGATGGTCTATGTGCGGCATCTGCGCAAGAAGGGCCGTCCCAACGACCTGCACATGAACACGGACGTGAATCCGTTCTATGCGAGCATGCAGTACATACCGGACGACTGGGAGGTGCTGCGCGAGAACATCATCCAGCTAGACGCGCTCGGACAGGGCTCCTTTGGCATGGTGTACCAGGGAATACTGAAATCGCTGCAGGGTGGCGGCGATAAGGAGTGCGCCATCAAGACTGTCAACGAGAATGCCACCGACAGGGAGAGGACTAATTTCCTCAGCGAGGCCAGTGTGATGAAGGAGTTTGACACGTTCCATGTGGTCCGACTGCTGGGCGTCTGCTCGCGTGGACAGCCCGCCCTGGTTGTCATGGAGCTAATGAAGAAGGGCGATCTGAAGTCTTATCTGCGCGCTCATCGGCCCGAGGAGCGGGACGAAGCAATGCAGGCGTATCTGAACCGCATCGGCGTCACTGGGAATGTTCATCCGCCCACGTATGCCCGCATCTATCAGATGGCCATCGAGATAGCCGACGGCATGGCCTACCTGGCGGCCAAGAAGTTTGTCCATCGCGATCTGGCGGCCCGTAACTGCATGGTAGCCGAGGATCTGACGGTGAAGATCGGAGACTTTGGCATGACGCGCGACGTTTACGAGACCGACTACTACCGCAAGGGCACCAAGGGCCTGCTGCCCGTACGCTGGATGCCGCCGGAGAGTCTGCGCGATGGCGTCTATTCCAGTTCAAGCGATGTCTTCAGCTTCGGTGTGGTGCTCTGGGAGATGGCCACGCTGGCGGCACAGCCCTATCAGGGCCTGTCCAATGAACAAGTGCTGCGATACGTCATCGATGGTGGCATCATGGAGCGGCCAGAGAACTGCCCCGATGTGTTGCACAAGCTGATGCATCGCTGCTGGCACCATCGACCGTCCGCGAGGCCCAGTTTCCTGGACATTATCGCGTATTTGGAGCAGCATTGTCAAGATTCGGAGTTTAAGACCGTGTCGTTCTATCACTCGGACGCCGGACTGGTGCATCGCGAAAAGGAGCGCAAGGAAAGAAGTCAAAATGATGCCTTCGCGGCAGTGCCgctggaccaggaccaggaggaTGCCACCACGCCGCTAAGGGTGGGCGATTATCAGGGCTACAAGTCCAACATGGACCACAACTCATCCCTCGACCAGCCCGCAGAGAGTCCCATTGCTTTGGTGGACGACCATGCCACCCACTCGCCCTTCAGTCTGCAGTCTGGATTCATTGTAAGCAGCACGCCCGATGCCCAGTCGACGATGCCCACGGCGGGGGCCTCGCATGGCGACGATGCGGCCGCCTATGTCCAACCGGATGCCGAGGCTTTGGCCGCCGATCGGGGGTACGAGATCTACGATCCGAGTCCGAACTTTGCGGAGCTGCCGACGAGCCGGAGCGGCAGCAccggtggtggcggcggaggcgggAAGCTGAGCGGGGAGCAGCATTTGCTTCCGCGAAAGTCCCGCCAGCCTGTCATTATGAGCAGCTCGATGCCCGACGATGTGATTGGGATTGGAGGAGGCGGTTCCTCCCTGCAGCCTTCGACGGCTTCGGCGGCCAGCTCCAATGCCAGCTCCCATACGGGCAcaagcggcggcggtggcggccgcTATCCCAGCCTCAAACGGGTCGTTGCCGACACGCTACGGAACAGGGCCAACATCTTCAATCGGCATCTGTTTAACCACAAGCGGAGCGGCAGCAATGCAAGCTACAAGAGCAGCGCCTCGAATGcacccagcaccagcagcaactcGAACCTCACCAGCCATCCGGTGGCCATGGGCAATCTGGGTACCATCGAGAGTGGCGGCAGTGGCTCTGCGGGCAGCTACACGGGCACACCCCGCTTCTACACGCCCACGGCCACGCCCAGCGGAGGGGCATCGACTATTATCAGCGATAATCCCAACTACAGGCAACTGGACGAGTCCATAACGAGTGGAGGGACGACCAGGTCGCCTGGGAACTCGTGGAGCCAGCGAACGGATAGCGAACAAGCCACGATACTCACTACGAGCAGTCCGAATCCCAACTACGAGATGATGCATCCCACAACGGGTgcgggacagggacaggggcagggacagagtCAGAGGAATTCCAACGCCAATGCAGGGGCAAACGAAAATCCCAACTATGTGCTGATGAGCGAGCCAGAGCTGGTCATAAGCAGCAATCCAAGCTATGCTTTCATGCATGCCCCACAGTCCCGTCTGAGCAGCTCCGATGACGACAACGACctggaggaggacgacgatgacgacgacgacgaggacctGGATGATGAGCACGTGGAGCACATCAAAATGGAGCGCATGCCCCTGAGCAGACCCAGACAGCGGGCGGTCAGCAAACCGCAACCTCAGCGCAGTCGAAGTGTCAGCCAGACGCGAAAGTCTCCCACGGCAGCGGCGAACTCtggagcggcggcagcagcagcagcagctgctgcagcggccaGCAATGTTTCGAACTTGCTGAAGGAGAACTGGCTGCGGGAGGGCAGCAGTTCGACGCGACCACCGCCACCCAATGGATTTATTGGACGTGAAGCGTAG